From Pirellulales bacterium:
TGCCGATTTCGCCACGCCCGAGCATGTCGCCCGCACTCGCCGCGACGAGGAAGAGGTAATGCGGACCGGGCAGCCAATCGTCAGCAAGGAAGAAAAGCAGACTTGGGCCGACGGGCGGGTTCGCTGGCTCTCGACCACCAAGATGCCGTTCCGCGACTCCGACGGCCGGATCATCGGCACCTTCGGCATCTCGCGCGACATCAGCGCCCGCAAACAGGCCGAAGTCGAATTGCAGCAGGCCAAGGAAACCGCGGAGGCCGCTACTCGCGCCAAGAGCGATTTCCTGGCCAACATGAGCCACGAGATCCGCACGCCAATGAACGCCGTCCTCGGCATGACCGACCTGGCCTTGGACACCGAGCTTACTCCCGAGCAGCGCGACTATCTGCAAACTGTCAAGACGTCGGCTGATGCCCTGCTCTCCCTGTTGAACGACATCCTTGATTTTTCGAAGATCGAAGCCGGCAAGCTTGAGCTCGATCCAATCCGGTTCCGGCTACGTGATTGCGTCAGCGACGCATTGAAGACTCTCGCCTTCCAGGCGTCGGCCAAGGGGCTCGAAATGGCCTGCCAGATTCCCGCCGACGTGCCCGATGCCTTGATCGGCGACGCAGGTCGCCTGCGCCAGATCCTGATCAATTTGGCCGGTAACGGCATCAAGTTTACCGCCCAAGGCGAGGTCGTCGTGGCGGTGACGCTGGAATCGGAGGACGACGTCCAGGTCGAACTTCACTTCCACGTGATCGATACGGGCATTGGTATTCCCGCCGACCGCGTGCATCTGTTGTTCCAGGCATTTTCGCAGGCCGACAGCTCGACCACGCGCAAATACAGCGGCACGGGGTTGGGCCTCGCCATTTCGCGTCAATTGGCCGCGCTCATGGGCGGCCGGGTGTGGGTCGAAAGCGAACCCGGCCAGGGCAGCGTGTTTCATTTTACCGTTCGCCTGGAGCGCAACCCCGACGCCGCGCCCGACGAGCGGCTGGGGCTCGCACGGCCCGCTCGCGTGCTGATCGTGGATGACCACCGCACGAGTGGGCGAATCCTGGCCGAGATTCTCGACCAGTGGGGACTGGAGCCCACGGTTGTCGAACAATCAGCGCACGCGCTCGATGCGCTCAAACAGGCCGCCGCGTCGAACGCGCCTTACGCATTGGCGATGATTGATGCTGCCTTGCCCGAGATGAGCGGTCGCGATCTGGCCCAGGAGATCGCAGCCCATCCCGACCTCTCGGCGACGAAGCTGATCCTGCTCAGCTCCACCGGGCCACCGGCCGATTGGCCGGGGTGCCAGCGGCTGGGCATCGTCGCCTGCCACTGGAAGCCGGTCAGGCAATCCGAATTGTTCGCATTGCTCGCGCGCTGCCTGGAGGCCGCGCCGCCGGCCCATGCTCGCTCAACGTCAGCGGCCGCCGTCGCTGTTTCCAAGGGAGGCCCACTGAACATCCTGCTTGCGGAAGACAGCCTGGTAAACCAGAAGCTCGTTATTCGCCTGCTGGAGAAATGGGGACACTCGGTGCTCGTCGCCGAAAACGGCCGCCAGGCGGTCGAGCTTTCGCAGCGAGAACCTTGCGACCTGATCCTGATGGACGTGCAGATGGCCGAGATGGACGGCTTCCAAGCGGCCGAGGAAATCCGCAACCGCGAGTTGGGCGCCGGCCGGCACGTGCCGATCATCGCCTTGACGGCCCACGTGATGAAAGGGGACCGTGAGCGGTGTCTGCAAGCAGGCATGGACGGCTACCTTTCGAAGCCGCTTCATGTGGAAGAATTGTTGAACGCCATCGCGCGTCATTGCCCGGAACCTCAGCGCCGTGCGGACGAGCCAGCCCGCCAGTCGCAGCACGAACCACTCGACGAGGACGAAGCGCTCCGTCGCTTGGGCGGCGATCGCGAATTGCTGCGCGAGTTGGCCGACGTGTTGGTCGGCGCCTATCCGTTGCGGCTCTCCGAATTGCGCGCCACGATCCTGCGCCGAGACCGAGCCGGCATGCGGCTGGCGGCCCACACGCTCAAAGGTGAGCTAGCCAACTTTGGAGCCCGCACCGCCTCGACCGCCGCTTGGCGCCTGGAATCGGCAGCGGACACGACCGACTGGCACGACCTGGAGCTTTTCCTGAGCGAATTGGAGCAAGAAATCGAGCACGTCCGCCCTTGCCTGGAAGAGCTTCGCCAGGCATGAACCGGGCCACTGGCAAGGTCCGGCTTGGGCGGGCCAAGGGACGCTGGGGCAGACGCTCTGCGTTGCGCTCACGAGCGACACGCTGAGGCAACCGTTGTCGATGTGACCGACGCGCGCATGACGCCGATTACCAGCCGATCGTTCAGCTTGAGCGGGACCGCGCCCGTTGCGACCGTGCGGACCAACATCCGCGCTCTGGGCAAGAAAAAAGTTCTCCTCATTTCATTGGCTTGACGGTAGGGCCGAGACGATTGACGAAGCCGCTGGCGAGCCGACCGGCATGATCATCACGCTCCCAGACTGGTTGTCCAAGGCGTCGTTGAGCGGGAGGGGTGCTGACCATCCACGAGGACTGTATTTTCTGCTGACCGGTGGCATCGAGTGCTGGCTCTACTGGGTCGTGCGTAAGCACGCCGGGCACCAGCAAACTGGCGGGAGCTTTACCATGTAGCAGCTCCATGAAAAACCCGGCTCCGCCGCCCGGCTTTCCGACTTCGCCATCGACATCCGCCAAGTCGTGCAAACGAACGAACTCCCGGAATACGAACTATCGCTGCGGCGGAACCAGGAGGGGGACGAAATCGTGCATTTCGTCCACCGTTCGCACTTGGCCCATAACCATCCGCGGTTAGTGTTTCCGCGCGCTCCGATGCGTAGGCAGACGAGGGGCATCTTTACCGAATCGTGGAAGCTCAACACGTTGCCCGACGACTACTCGGGCGATTAGGCGTAAGGAGACCAACAACACGCCAATCCAAACAGCAGGCCTGAACGCGCCAAGCCGTGCGACGGCGGCGCCTGTGGATAGCCTCGGGCAATTGGGCGCGGTCTTGTCGGGCGATTAGGCGCACGTTCCCACGGACGAATGGGCGCAAAGCATCGGGCGATTAGGCGCACCCATAGCCATATTTTCAAATCCGATCAACGGATTGCCGAGCAGCTAACTTCTTAACTTTAAGAGAATACTTAACATTCCTAACACCGCTGGTGTGTGGATAAGTTGTGACTTACACGGCCAGACTCGTTAGCCACTTCCATTACCACAGACAACAATTCTGGCAGTACTTGTTTACCGCTTCAGGCGGGCAGTAGTTGGCGAGCGGGACGACAGAGGGTGCGAAGCAGGAACTCGAATCCCTTCGACGCTCGTTGTTCGCAGGTGCGGAGCACTGTGGTCAGGATGCTTTGCCACCGCGCGCCGCGCCAAGTGCGGTTGCCACCCCAGACCTTGCGGTTCACGACCGCCGGGCGAATCGCTTGTTCGCCGCGATAGTTGGTGGCGTCTATCGTGGGGTCGATGAGGAACCAGAACCAATGCATGGCGTGACCCAACAGATGCGCCGCCAAACGCCGGTTAGGCTCGTGCGTGAACCGTCCCTGCGCCAGCCGTTCCAGTTCACACGCCAAGCTCAGGCCTCGCTCGGCCAGATCGTCGCCGCTGAGGCGATGGCCGCGCCACGCGCGCCGCAGCGTATAGGCCCGGTCGATCAAGCCCAGCACGGCGCGCGGCAAGCACCCGGCGCCGCCGCTGGCAGTTTCCAGGAGTTGCTCGCACCGCCGCTGCAAGTGCCCGAGGCATTGTTGATGCGCGGCGTGCGCGAATCGGTCATACACGCTCCAACCGTCGTGCACCAAGGTGCCGGACCAGTCCAGCCCCAGCAACTGCTCGGCCGGTGCACGGCTCCGCGTCGGATCGATCACGTAACATGTCTCGCGTCGGCCGACGAAGGCGTGCAACCAGGCAATGCGGCCGCCGACGCGCCAGCCGGTTTCGTCCGGCACGACCTGCGGCGAACCGCGAATGTCCTGTCGCACTTGCTCATACGCGGGCTCGCACCGCTTGGCCGTGCGGGCGATCGACCGCGCGCTAGTGCCCCGCGCGATCGCCAGTCCCTCGAACAACGTGCCCAGCAGCTTCACGCTCTTGCCGTGCGACAGGCCGAGCTGTTTGTTCAAGATGGCCAACAGCGCGTGGACATTCGGCCCCAATTGGCTGGCCGCCGCGCCGCGGGCCGAACTGGTCTGCAAGGCATGGCGGCCTTCGACGGCCCGGCCGCATTGGTCGCACACGCCGACGTGCATGTCGAACCGCCGGTACTTGACCTGGCGTGGAATCTCCGCCTGGTATTGGGAAGCGACGTGCGTTTCACTCAAGTGGCGGCTGCCGCAGTGCGGGCACTTGGCCGGCAGCCGCACGTCGTAGGTTTCGTCGATCCGCGGCGGCAGGCCACGATGCGCATGTGGGCCGTGTCGCCGACCCGACTTGCGGCCCGGCTTTTTCGCCGCCGCGGCAGGTTCGTCCTGCTTGCGAAACGGTGCGGCCTGGCGTTTGCTTTCGCGGCGCAACTGTTCCACCTGCCTGGTCAACTGCTCCACTTGGCGAGTCAATTGCTGAACCTGCTGTTTGAGCTGTCGGTTCTCTTCCAGCAGCTGCTGGTAGCTCGGCGGGCCCAGTCCACCACCACCCAATTCATCGCTCGTCGTCGCCATATTGGCTCTACGACGAAAATTACGCTAGCAGCCCAAAGCTTGCACTGCCAAATGTGCCCACCGCGGTAAACAAGTACTTCTGGCAATCCAACGAAATTGGAGACTACTCGCCCTGCTGGCGATTTCACGTGCCAGCTACTCGGTCACAACTTGTAACAGTAATTCGTCAGGCTCCAAATCAGAACGATGCGCCGCAACTATCCATTCTTCTCGCAGGCACACGCGTTCTTTCAGGTCCATCACACGCTATTCAACGCTCTGCTCGCTCGACAGCGTAATTGTCGTCGGTGGCCAAGCCACTTTTGTTTTTGCTGCTGCCCACGTCGCTCTGCGAACACCATATGCCAGAAATGCGCGCGATCAGCATCGGAGCTATTACTCTTCCTTCATTGTTGACGTGCATACAGCCCGATGTTTCGGTGGTAAACCGGATTCACAATCCGCAGTGCTTAGGACTTCGCTTCTTGGAATGCGCTCAGCCGCACGGGCACCAGATACAGTCAATTTAGGGTCATCACCCCAGGCCGTAGAGGGCGTAAGAATTCGTAAAGGAATTCTGTTGACGTGATGAACCAGAAGCTTAATATGCGAAGGTCTTCTCGGAGCAAAACGCCTTTCGCCATCTGCGGCGTCAGGGTTTGCCCATCTTTCCGGATCGGTGTGGGGCGTGTTCGTTATGCGCTCATTGATGGGCGCTAGAGGCGGCGAATCCCATGTCCGCGTGGACTTGGTCGGTAGGAGTGACCACGGCCGGTCGGCAACAGCCGACGCTGGGCCGCATGCTCGCCAGCTTGGCACAAGCAGGCTGGGAGCGACCTCGGCTGTTTACCGACGCCGACGCGCTCATCCCTTCCGAGTGGACGCATCTTCCCGACACCCGCCGCGATCAGCAACTCGGCGCGTTTCCCAATTGGTATCTCGGTCTGGCGGAACTTGTGATGCGTCAGCCGCAGGCTGATGGCTACTTGCTTTGCCAGGACGATGTGATCTTCTGCCGCGGCGTTCGTGCGTATTTGGAGCAGGTGCTGTGGCCGGCGGAACGAGTTGGCGTCGTATCGCTCTTTTGCCCAAGCCTCTATGCTCGCGGCAAGCCGCCCGGCTTTCATGTCGAGGATCGCGGTTGGGACACCTGGGGGGCACAGGCATATCTCTTCTCCCCTTCCTCCGCCGAATGCTTGCTGACCAGCCCGATGCCCATTCAGCATCGGCGCTGCGGCCCGGCCGGCGGCACTCGGAACATCGACTCAGTTGTCGGGCATTGGTGCCGTGAGTCGCGGTTGCCCTATTTCGTACACTCGCCGAGCCTCGTGCAGCATATTGGCGTGACTTCAACGCTCTATCTGGGCGCTGGCATCTGGGGCAATCGCGCGGCCGGCGATTTTGTGGGCGAACAGCGTGATCTATTAAGGGATTCCGCGGTTATCGGGCCAAGCAGTCCGGAACAAGTGTAAGCAACCGATTTGCCCCAGCGGGCTAACAAGCAGGAGCGCAGCGATGGCCGCCACGAATCCGGCAGGAACTTGGTATCGCGTTTCGTTGGACAAAGTCGCCGCCGCCAGCGGTGGATACGATCGCCTGAACGGTGATTATTTCCTCACCATCCCCGGCGCGCCCAAAGGCATGGAGCGCTGGGAGGTGAATTTCCCGACCGTCGCCGGCTACGATCGTCTCCGCTTGGAAATCGGCTCTGGCAGCAAGCGGGGCACACGCAGCGCAAAGGCGTACTTCACCGGTTCGGAACGCTCACCCGTCTGGTCGCAGGACAACATCGAAGGAGAACCGGCGGCGCTGCAACTGAAACTCGAACCGGGTACCGGCCCTGCCGGCGTGCGCTGGCCGAGCGTGCTTTCAGCCCAAAAGCTCGTTACAGAAGCGCCGTCAGCCCTGCAGGATTTCGCGGCCTTAGCAATCCCCATGACACTCGGGTCAAGCTCTGGCTCGCCGCCTCCGCCTTATCCGCCAGGCTGCCCGCCTTGCGGCGACACGCCGCAAGTCTGTATGGGCGGTTGCCCGCCGAAGCAGCCACAGTCCCTACCTTGCTGTTCAGGAGCAAGCTCGTATCCGGTGAAGTACTTCAATGGTGAGCTGCAAATCTTCCAGACCGACTTATCCACGGCTGGATTTGGCCGCATCCTTGGGCACACACGCAGCTACAGTAACCAGCTTGCCAGCACGTTCAATTTCGGCAACGGCTATAACTGGGTCATCGTCCAGTGGCCGTACCTCAGCCTGAGTTCGTCCAGGACCATTGCCGCCGTCCAAGGGCTGAACTGGACTGTTTGGTTCGACCAACAACCCGACGGTAGCTTTGTTGCGCGCTACGGCGCGAACCAGGCACTGGTCCATACCGGTTCCGTTTTCCAGCTTGCTTTGACCACGGGCGAGGTCCTGGAGTTCAACGATTTCACGCAAACCAGCTTCCCGCCCGGCTCATTCAAGAGCCTAGCCATCGCGGGCGGCGACACGGTCCAGGTTGTCTCGTACGAGGGCGCCCAAATCGGCGAGATTCAGCGCAGCCTTACCCAAAACGGCCAAACCATCAGCGAGTCTTTCCTCTATACCTACCTCGACTCGGGCAACAACGCGGGCAATCTGGCGTCGGTGACGCTTCGCCGCAATGCCGACGGCGGGCCGTGGTCGAACGTGGCCCAGGCAGTTTACAGCTATTATGACCTGAGCGATCCCAACGGCAGCTTGAATGACCTTCGCACGGCGACCCAGCAGGTTCCCGACGGAATCGGATGGGCCGACACGGCCAACAACTATTTCCGTTATTACTCGGGCACGGAGGCTCACCTGCTCAAGTACGTCGTTGGTCCATCTGGCTACGCCACGCTCGCCGCGCAAGGGAATCCGCTGCTGGCATCCGATGACCAAGTGGCCCAAGTCGCCACGCAGTATCTCCAGTACGACAGTCTGAACCGCGTCACGCTCGAATCGGTCAGTGGCGGCACTCTGACAACCACGTTCGCCTACCAGGCCAGCGGCTACACGGCCAACACTGACTACAACATGTGGGCGGTGCGCACAAGCGAAACACGGCCGGACAGCAGCCAGAATGTCGTCTACACCAACTTCATCGGCCAGATCCTGCTCAAGGATCTTCAATCGGCTGGCAACCACTGGACAGAGTTTCGGCAATACGACACCGATGCCCACGAGATCTCGCAGGCCATGCCTTCGGCTGTAATCAGCTACAGCGAAGGAACGCCGGCGGGCACGCTAAACGTGAACCTGCAAAGCGGTAGTGGCCTATTCAACCTGGTGCAGTATTATCCCGCTTCCGCCCCAGCTGCCGGTTACGTCCAATCAAAGTCGATTCGGCAGGGCACGGGCGGCACTCCGGTTGTTCTCGCCGAGTTCACTTACACCCGGCAGACCGTCGGCATCGCCACCGTGCAAATGCTCGCCAACCAGACCGTGTACAGCAATGACGACGGCACCGGCGCCATCACCACCAGCTACGGCTATGCCTGGTACACCGGCACACTCCAAGTGCAGCAGAAGACCACTACTCTGCCAGTCGTGCCGCTGGCGCAGAACGGGTTCAACACGGCCGACACCCAGCAGGAATACTACGACACGCTCGGGCAGATGACCTGGGAGCAAGGCCCGCGTGGATTCATCGACAATTTCACGTTCGACTCGGTCACTGGCGGCGCCGTCCAGATGATCGAGGACGTGGATCCCGGTCTGGAGACGCCGCCGTCCGGCTGGTCGCGTCCCTCGGGCTTGCCAGCGCCGTTGAACTTGGTCACTGACTACAAGTTGGACAATCGAGGCCGGACAATCCAATCGCGTGGCCCGGCGCACCTGGTCGATGGTGTTTCGGTGCGCACGACGAACTGGACTTTGTACGACGGTGTCAACTTCACGACGACTACCGCAAGCGGCTATGCCATCGGCTTGGCTGCTAACTATACC
This genomic window contains:
- a CDS encoding PAS domain-containing protein; translation: MSGNLLADRSLLQTLIYSLPDHIYIKDAAGVYLLDNRAHMHFVGASSPGQVLGKTVFELFPREFAERFDADDRLVIQTRAPLVNREEPITGANGRGAWVSTTKLPWINADGQVVGLVCVSRDITRNKQAEAAVEYERHLLHTLMDNVPDIIYFKDQLSRFVRINREFSKQVGYRDPSEAVGRTNADFATPEHVARTRRDEEEVMRTGQPIVSKEEKQTWADGRVRWLSTTKMPFRDSDGRIIGTFGISRDISARKQAEVELQQAKETAEAATRAKSDFLANMSHEIRTPMNAVLGMTDLALDTELTPEQRDYLQTVKTSADALLSLLNDILDFSKIEAGKLELDPIRFRLRDCVSDALKTLAFQASAKGLEMACQIPADVPDALIGDAGRLRQILINLAGNGIKFTAQGEVVVAVTLESEDDVQVELHFHVIDTGIGIPADRVHLLFQAFSQADSSTTRKYSGTGLGLAISRQLAALMGGRVWVESEPGQGSVFHFTVRLERNPDAAPDERLGLARPARVLIVDDHRTSGRILAEILDQWGLEPTVVEQSAHALDALKQAAASNAPYALAMIDAALPEMSGRDLAQEIAAHPDLSATKLILLSSTGPPADWPGCQRLGIVACHWKPVRQSELFALLARCLEAAPPAHARSTSAAAVAVSKGGPLNILLAEDSLVNQKLVIRLLEKWGHSVLVAENGRQAVELSQREPCDLILMDVQMAEMDGFQAAEEIRNRELGAGRHVPIIALTAHVMKGDRERCLQAGMDGYLSKPLHVEELLNAIARHCPEPQRRADEPARQSQHEPLDEDEALRRLGGDRELLRELADVLVGAYPLRLSELRATILRRDRAGMRLAAHTLKGELANFGARTASTAAWRLESAADTTDWHDLELFLSELEQEIEHVRPCLEELRQA
- a CDS encoding IS66 family transposase, yielding MATTSDELGGGGLGPPSYQQLLEENRQLKQQVQQLTRQVEQLTRQVEQLRRESKRQAAPFRKQDEPAAAAKKPGRKSGRRHGPHAHRGLPPRIDETYDVRLPAKCPHCGSRHLSETHVASQYQAEIPRQVKYRRFDMHVGVCDQCGRAVEGRHALQTSSARGAAASQLGPNVHALLAILNKQLGLSHGKSVKLLGTLFEGLAIARGTSARSIARTAKRCEPAYEQVRQDIRGSPQVVPDETGWRVGGRIAWLHAFVGRRETCYVIDPTRSRAPAEQLLGLDWSGTLVHDGWSVYDRFAHAAHQQCLGHLQRRCEQLLETASGGAGCLPRAVLGLIDRAYTLRRAWRGHRLSGDDLAERGLSLACELERLAQGRFTHEPNRRLAAHLLGHAMHWFWFLIDPTIDATNYRGEQAIRPAVVNRKVWGGNRTWRGARWQSILTTVLRTCEQRASKGFEFLLRTLCRPARQLLPA